A segment of the Fibrobacter succinogenes subsp. succinogenes S85 genome:
AATTTTTCCACCAATGCGGCATACTCGTGTTAAATATAGTTAAAGGAACGACTTACGAGAACTTTTGGCGCGTTTCGTTTCGTTTTTTTACGAAAAACTGTACTTTTTGTGGTCGAAATTTCCTAAAAACAGGTTTACTAATGTAGACAAATAATAAATTCCTTTTGTGGACTTTTTCTAGCAAATTATTGTTTGAAAGTTAAAAGTATAATAAAAAATGTGGACTTTTTATTGAAAAGAGATTATATTTGAAAGAAACAAGAGTTTGGTTTTACACCGTTAGGAGCGTTGTATATGGGATATAATCATAATTTTAAGGCTATTTTGGCAAGTTCGCTGTTGGCTGCGGGCTTGGCTGTTCCGTCTTTTGCTGCGCCGCGTCAAATGGAAAACTTGACACGCGGCCTTGTGGCGTCAAATGTGGGCAAGGGAATGCTTGTCAGTTGGCGCTTGTTGGGAACCGACGACCCGGCGACGGAATTTGTCCTCTATCGTGATGGCAAGAAACTTGCCTCGATTGGCAAGTCTGCCGGCACGAGCTACCTTGATGCTGCTGGCACAGCTACCTCCAAGTACACGGTGGCTGCCGTTGTCGATGGCAAGGAGCAATCTCAGGTTGGTTTGTCGCTCGTTTTAGATAAAACGGTCTCCAATAGCGGAAAATCTTTCCCATATAAGACTTTTAAAGTGGAGCCGCCTGCAGCACAGACTATGCCGAACGGTGAAACGTGCACTTACGTTCCGAACGATATGAGCACGGCTGACCTCGATGGTGACGGCGAATATGAATTGGTTCTCAAATGGGATCCGTCTAACGCTCACGATAACTCGCAAACGGGTTATACGGGTACCGTGTTTATTGATGCCTACAAGCTGAATGGCAAGCGCCTTTGGCGCATTGACCTCGGCAAGAATATCCGCGCAGGTGCGCACTACACGCAGTTCCAGGTATTTGACTACGACGGCGATGGCAAAGCCGAAATGATTGTGAAGACTGCCGACGGAACGATTGATGGTACGGGCAAGGCTGTGGGCGACAAGTCCAAGGATTATCGTGACGGTAGCGGCCTTGTGCTTAAGGGGCCGGAATACTTGACCGTTTTCCGCGGTGCTGATGGCGCTGCGGTTTCGACGGTTGATTTTGTGCCGAGTCGAGACATCAACCAGCATGTGAAGGGCAAGGATGGCAAGGGCTACTGGGGCGACAACTACGGTAACCGTTGCGAACGCTACCTGGCTGCGACTGGCTACTTGGATGGCGTCCATCCGAGTGCAATTTTTGCACGTGGTTATTACACGTCTGCTTATGTGGTTGCGTATGATTTTGATGGCAAAACATTGAAGCAACGCTGGTACCACAAGTCTGAAGACCCGGGCAAGGGTCTCTATGGCGAAGGAAACCACAGTCTTCAGGCGGCTGACCTCGATGGCGATGGTTATGATGAAGTGTTTTTCGGTGCTGCAGCCTTGAATCACGATGGCACCCTGCGTTACCGCACTGGCCTTGGTCATGGCGATGCCCACCATATTGCCGATATGGATCCGGACCGTCCGGGGCTTGAATCCTGGGATGTGCATGAACACAAGGATGCCAAATATACCGATGAACTTCGTGCAAACGATGGCACGATTATCTGGGGAACGCCTCAGCCGAATCCTGGCGTAGACAACGGCCGTGGCATGGCTGCTGACGTAGATTCTACCCATCGCGGTTACGAAATGTGGTCTGCGAAGGGCGGTGGAATGTTTACTGTAAAGCACGAAAGAATCGGTTCTCCGGCTGTTTCGCAGAATTTCCGCATTTATTTTGACGGTGACCTGCAGGATGAACTCTTGGATGGCGCCTACGTGACCAAGTTCAATTCTAAGGATATCAAGGCAGAAGTTTACTTTGATGGCCCGACGGCGCTTGGTGTAACGGGTTGCAATGGCACCAAGAATACGCCGAGCCTCGTGGCAGATCTCTTCGGCGACTGGCGCGAAGAACTGGTGGTGCGTAGCGAAAAGGACCCGACCACGATGTACATTGTCTCGACTCCGGTGACATCTCCGTATCGTCTTTACACGCTGATGCACGACGCCACCTACCGCACGGCAGTCGCTTCCGAAAATACAGCTTACAACCAACCACCGCATCCGGGATACTTCTTGCCCGATATGGCGAAATCTCTCAAGCAGCCGGATATTTACGTGGTCGGTGAAAATGTCGTAGTGCCGGTCGATACGACTCCGGTTGTGAACGACGGTTTGTCTATGCTCGATGCTTCTACGCCGAAGGATGGTGTGGGGTGGACCGAAAAAACAAACGAAGGGTTCCTCAAGAACGGTTACTTCAATTTTGATAACACACTTTCTAGCTATGGTGTTTGGGAAATCTTCTCGAAGACCGAGGCTAAGACGACTTTGACAATCCGTTACGCCAATGGTGGAAATGCTGATCGTAGCATGGCTGTTAGCGTGAATGGCAAGTCGGCAGGTACGGTTAGTTTCCCGGCTACAGGATGGACAACGTATAAAGAGGCCTCTGTAGATGTGAAGCTGAAGGCTGGCGTCAATACGCTCAAGCTGACGTCGATGACAAGTGACGGTGGCCCGAATGTTGATATGTTCACGTTCGGAATTGACGGCGTAGAACTTTACGATGGAACGCAGGTTGTTGACAAGCCGGTATCGATTGCGCCTCAGTCGTTCAGGCCGAATGTTTATAATCCGGTAACGGGAATCCTCCATACAAATGAAGCAGGCCTTGCTGAAATCTATGCCTTTGATGTGACAGGTAAGCTCGTTGGCGGAATCTCCCGCAATGTGACTGCCGGAACGTCTAAGGTGATGTTTGACCGCGAAATGCTCCCGCGTGGTGCTTACATGATGGTTGTGAAATTGAACGGTCGCGTGATTTCGAAGAGCTTGCGTAAGGCCGCAAAATAACTTGTGTGCTTCCGGGAGTTGCTCTCGGAAGCTTTTGGGATTTTTTAAGAGGTTTTCAAATGGGTATGTTTTCTAAGTTTTGGCAGGGCGTTGTTGCGACTTCGATGATTGCGGCTCCACTTGCAATGGCTAAGGTTACAATTTATATGCTTGGCGATTCCACCATGCAGGACTGGGCTGATGGTTATTATCCCAAACAGGGCCAGGGCCAGGATTTTCATTACTGGTTCGATGTAAACAAGGCGGCAGTGGTGAACCGTGGACAGGGCGGCATGTCGCTTGGTGGCGGCGGTAAGGACAAAAAGGGTAACACCGCGGTCGGCTATTACGACATGTTCTTTAAAAAGGGCTGCTCCAATGGTGGTTGCATTGCGGACAAGTTGCAGGCTGGCGACTATGTCGTTGTCCAGTTCGGAATTAACGACGTGAACTACAGCACGGAAGACTTCTTTGCCTCCAACATGAAAAAGCTTGTGAGCGATGTCAGGGCGAAAGGCGCTTATCCGATTATCATGAGCCCGATTCGTCGCTTGTACTATGATTCTCCAACGCAGATCCATAACAGCTATCGTGGCTACCCGGCTCTTAACCAGAGCCTTGCAACGGAATTGAACGTTCCGTTTATCGATATGAGCGAAATGGTCGCGAACTACATGATTTCTGTGGGCGAACGCTATTCGGCACAGTTTATCTTCAACTATGCTACAAAATCTGAATATAGCAACTTGGGCAGTGACCAGACGGACCAGGTGCATTTACAGATGAATGGTGCGAATGCCTTTGGACGTATCATTACAGAACAGATGCGCGCCCACAAGGATCCGATTGTGAAAAAACTTGGCGACTACATGGCGCCTATGTACCAGGTAGATGTCAAGGTGAGCCCGGAAGGCGCTGCCGAAGCGACTTCTCTTAGCGCTTACTACCCGAAGGGCATGACGGTTATGCTCAAGACCATTCCGAAGTCCGGCAAAAAGTTCTTGGGCTGGTATGACGGTAACGGCAACAAGGTCGGCGCCCCGAGCCGCTCCAATGTAAAGTCTCCGTACATCCACACGTTTGTCATGGGTTCTGCATCGACGCAGTTCACTGCAGTGTATGAAGGCGGTACCGCTCAGAAGTACACGGGCGATGGCAAGGCTTTGACTGCATTCCCGACAACGACCCCGAAGAGCCTTGACGATGTGACGTTTGAACCGTTCACGCCGATTGATGGCAGTCAGGAGACAGAAACCAAGGTGGATAAGGATATCAAGAAATTCTTTGACGCAAGTAAGCCGGATACTGCAGGAATTGGCTGGACCCAAACGGAATGGACTGGCTATATTGGCGATGGCTATTTCAACTTGGATAACACGAACGTGTCGTTTGCAAGTTACAAGGTGAAGTTCCCCGGTGCAGGCTACGTGACGCTTGCTGTGCGTTACGCCAATGGCGGTTCTACAGACCGTATGTTCAATGCCTACCTTGACCACGACTACTATTTGAGCGCCCCTCCGACAGGTGGCTGGGACAAGTGGGATACTGCTTACGTTGTGATGGATGCGCCGCAGGGCGAAGCCGAACTCAAGTTTATGTCGGTGACTTCTGATGGTGCTCCGAACCTTGATGCGTTTGGCTTTAACCTAGATGGTGTCTGCCGTGTTGGTGTGGATTGCAAGGATGCTAAGGATTCAATTCCGACATCGCTGCAAGGTATCAAGATGGCGGCTAGAGCAAAGCTCCTTGGCGATAAGCTTTTGCTTCCGGAACGTGCTGACATAAGCGTGTTCGATATGAGCGGAAGTCTTGTCGTGCGTAAGGCTGTTTTGGCGGGCGAGGTGGATATGTCTTCTCTCGTGCGTACAAACGGAGTTTACCGCGTTGTTGTTCGCCTGGGTCGTGAAAAGCTTGTTGCGACTTGGGCAAAGGTGAAATAGAATTTAGAACTTAGAATTTAGAAGTTTCTAGTTCAGAGTTACAAGTTACTAGAATGTATTAAGAATAAATTCACTATTAACTAATAACTAATAACTATTAACTATTAACTAAGTTCTGTCAACTGGTGCTTACTACTATGAAACGAGTATTCAAATATCTTCTTGCTGCCGCTGTTTTCACAGGTGTCGCTGTAAGCGATTCCACCAGTTTTTCGATTTACGTGGTGGGCGATTCGACCGTGCAGACGTATAAGGATAACGTCTATCCGCAAACGGGCTGGGGCCAGGTGCTTGGGCATTTCTTTGACGCCTCCCGTGTGAAAGTCCTTAACTATGCAATCGGTGGCCGTAGCTCTAGAACGTTCATCGAAGAAGGCCGCTTGGACGAGGTCAAGGGAAAGCTCCAAAAGGGCGACTACCTCTTTGTGCAATTTGGCCATAATGACCGCGACTATTCAAAGGCCGCACGTTATGTGGAACCGTCGAAGTTCTCTGGATTCATCCAACAGTATGTCGATGCTGGCAAGGGCAAGGGCGCCAATGTCGTCCTCGTCTCTCCGATGAACTTGAACGGTAGCCGCAACGTGTTCTCGACGGGCTCTAACAACTACGATGCCCGCGGCATGATGCAGACGGTTGCCAAGAACAACAAGATTCCGTTTGTCGATTTGAACATGAAGTCGTACAACACGTATAACAATACGTACAAAGGTATGGGCGATTATGTGACCCGCTATCTCTACAAAAAGCTGGAAAAGGGTGAATACCCGAATTTCCCTGATGGTGTGAACGATGGTACGACGCACTTCCAGGAAATGGGCTCGATGGGCCACGCCCAGATGATTTGCGAAGAGCTTGCAGATAATCTCAAGTCCAACACGAACCTCTCTGCCGATGCAAAGGCTGCGCTTACGACGCTTGTGTCTGCAATTAAGAAGCGTTATACCATCAAGGTCAAGACGAACCTCTCGAATTACAACGGCCTCATTACGCAGACGCAGTATTTCCCGGCGGGTTCCCCGATGACGCTCCGCGTGACGCCGAATGGCCAGACGTTTGAAAAGTGGGTCGATGATGACTGCAACGAGCTCTCGAAGAACATGATTTATTACGGCTTCAAGACGAAGGCCCGTGACATCACATACACGGCGATGTTCAAGGGCGGTGCCGCTTGCACGCCGATTTCTCATGCTTCGGAAGATTCTTACGAAGAAGGTCCTGGTGGCGGTTCGAGCAGTTCAAGCGGTGAAGTGGAAGTCAAGGAACTTGACGAAGCTCTGTGCTCGCTCAAGGCTGGTACGGATGCTTGGCCGTCAGTGATTGACATGGCGGAACCTGAATTTGGAGATGGCTGGACTGAAAAGAATCATGAAGGCTATACTGGCGGCGGTTTCTTCAATCTTGATAATTCTGCCTACAGCAAGGCCACGTACATGGTGACTTCGGACCAGTCTGCTGAAAAGGCCCGTGTGATGATCCGCTATTCGTTTTCGGGAAGCGCTAATCGCGATATGAAGGTTACGGTAGATAATGGCACCTACGATGTGACATTCAAGTCCACCGGAAGCTGGGACAAGTGGGATACGGTCTATATCGACAACGTCTGGGTGGATGCCTTGGACTTCAAAGTGATTTTACAGTCGGCGACGGCAGATGGCGGCCCGAATATCGACATGATTGCGTTTGATATGAAGGATGTTTATCGTACTGGTTGCAAGGCCGCTCGCGAAAATCAGCAGGGACCTGTTTCGATTGTTCCGACAAAACTTGCGACAAAGCCGCGAGCCAAAGGCATCACGGTCAATGCGCTTGGCCAAAAAGTGCAAAATGTTCGCAATCAGTCGGATTTGCGAAACCTCCCCA
Coding sequences within it:
- a CDS encoding carbohydrate-binding protein codes for the protein MGYNHNFKAILASSLLAAGLAVPSFAAPRQMENLTRGLVASNVGKGMLVSWRLLGTDDPATEFVLYRDGKKLASIGKSAGTSYLDAAGTATSKYTVAAVVDGKEQSQVGLSLVLDKTVSNSGKSFPYKTFKVEPPAAQTMPNGETCTYVPNDMSTADLDGDGEYELVLKWDPSNAHDNSQTGYTGTVFIDAYKLNGKRLWRIDLGKNIRAGAHYTQFQVFDYDGDGKAEMIVKTADGTIDGTGKAVGDKSKDYRDGSGLVLKGPEYLTVFRGADGAAVSTVDFVPSRDINQHVKGKDGKGYWGDNYGNRCERYLAATGYLDGVHPSAIFARGYYTSAYVVAYDFDGKTLKQRWYHKSEDPGKGLYGEGNHSLQAADLDGDGYDEVFFGAAALNHDGTLRYRTGLGHGDAHHIADMDPDRPGLESWDVHEHKDAKYTDELRANDGTIIWGTPQPNPGVDNGRGMAADVDSTHRGYEMWSAKGGGMFTVKHERIGSPAVSQNFRIYFDGDLQDELLDGAYVTKFNSKDIKAEVYFDGPTALGVTGCNGTKNTPSLVADLFGDWREELVVRSEKDPTTMYIVSTPVTSPYRLYTLMHDATYRTAVASENTAYNQPPHPGYFLPDMAKSLKQPDIYVVGENVVVPVDTTPVVNDGLSMLDASTPKDGVGWTEKTNEGFLKNGYFNFDNTLSSYGVWEIFSKTEAKTTLTIRYANGGNADRSMAVSVNGKSAGTVSFPATGWTTYKEASVDVKLKAGVNTLKLTSMTSDGGPNVDMFTFGIDGVELYDGTQVVDKPVSIAPQSFRPNVYNPVTGILHTNEAGLAEIYAFDVTGKLVGGISRNVTAGTSKVMFDREMLPRGAYMMVVKLNGRVISKSLRKAAK
- a CDS encoding GDSL-type esterase/lipase family protein produces the protein MFSKFWQGVVATSMIAAPLAMAKVTIYMLGDSTMQDWADGYYPKQGQGQDFHYWFDVNKAAVVNRGQGGMSLGGGGKDKKGNTAVGYYDMFFKKGCSNGGCIADKLQAGDYVVVQFGINDVNYSTEDFFASNMKKLVSDVRAKGAYPIIMSPIRRLYYDSPTQIHNSYRGYPALNQSLATELNVPFIDMSEMVANYMISVGERYSAQFIFNYATKSEYSNLGSDQTDQVHLQMNGANAFGRIITEQMRAHKDPIVKKLGDYMAPMYQVDVKVSPEGAAEATSLSAYYPKGMTVMLKTIPKSGKKFLGWYDGNGNKVGAPSRSNVKSPYIHTFVMGSASTQFTAVYEGGTAQKYTGDGKALTAFPTTTPKSLDDVTFEPFTPIDGSQETETKVDKDIKKFFDASKPDTAGIGWTQTEWTGYIGDGYFNLDNTNVSFASYKVKFPGAGYVTLAVRYANGGSTDRMFNAYLDHDYYLSAPPTGGWDKWDTAYVVMDAPQGEAELKFMSVTSDGAPNLDAFGFNLDGVCRVGVDCKDAKDSIPTSLQGIKMAARAKLLGDKLLLPERADISVFDMSGSLVVRKAVLAGEVDMSSLVRTNGVYRVVVRLGREKLVATWAKVK
- a CDS encoding GDSL-type esterase/lipase family protein — protein: MKRVFKYLLAAAVFTGVAVSDSTSFSIYVVGDSTVQTYKDNVYPQTGWGQVLGHFFDASRVKVLNYAIGGRSSRTFIEEGRLDEVKGKLQKGDYLFVQFGHNDRDYSKAARYVEPSKFSGFIQQYVDAGKGKGANVVLVSPMNLNGSRNVFSTGSNNYDARGMMQTVAKNNKIPFVDLNMKSYNTYNNTYKGMGDYVTRYLYKKLEKGEYPNFPDGVNDGTTHFQEMGSMGHAQMICEELADNLKSNTNLSADAKAALTTLVSAIKKRYTIKVKTNLSNYNGLITQTQYFPAGSPMTLRVTPNGQTFEKWVDDDCNELSKNMIYYGFKTKARDITYTAMFKGGAACTPISHASEDSYEEGPGGGSSSSSGEVEVKELDEALCSLKAGTDAWPSVIDMAEPEFGDGWTEKNHEGYTGGGFFNLDNSAYSKATYMVTSDQSAEKARVMIRYSFSGSANRDMKVTVDNGTYDVTFKSTGSWDKWDTVYIDNVWVDALDFKVILQSATADGGPNIDMIAFDMKDVYRTGCKAARENQQGPVSIVPTKLATKPRAKGITVNALGQKVQNVRNQSDLRNLPKGNYFRY